From the Desulfobacterales bacterium genome, the window GGAGCACCAAAGCCAGCACCGATTGCCTGATGGCAAGTATCGGGTGCCCGTGCTCAAAGCATTGTTTATCTGCTTCCAGGGCAGTGCGTAAAAGATCACGAGCGTTTTTAAGCTCGCCTAAATCTCTGAGCACCGCCGCCAGGTTCGATTGACTGGTAGCGGTTTTCGGGTGACCGGGCTTAAGATATTTCTTGGAGATGTTAACTGCCTTGCGGCCATGTTTTTCAGCTACTCTGAATCTTCCCCGTTTCCAAAATTCCACGCAAAGGCAGTTTGTAAGATCTATGGCTTGCTCTGCCTGTTTGGCTTCAGAGCAGGTCAACAGCTCTGCATGCGGTAAGATCTTTTCCAGCCGCTCATAGGAGAGAATGTCGCATTCCTCGTTGACCCGTTCCATCTCTTCGGCCACCGCTTTGCAAACACTCACACAGAGGTTGGCGGGGGCATCGGTTGTCTCTCGTACGAAAGCTGATATGATTCTGTGCGCCCAAGGATCGTTGTCCTTATCCAGTTTTACCAGCGAAAGCTTATTTTCCAGTACATCGATGGCCTCATCAAGCGGATCTTGGTCGGCACTGTCGGCAGGTATGGCCAGAATTTTACCTAGCAATCTTCTGGGAGCAGGCACGGAAGCAAGAAACGATAGCGACTGGAGCACTTCTTTTGCAGTTGACGGGGCAAAATCCCAGCTGACCTTGAACATGGCAGCAATTTGTTTGCTGCAGCCCATTGGAAGCTGATCGGCATATTTATCGGCAAAATTGCGCACGGTCGTGGTTTCTTCGGCCTTCTTTATCTTCTGCAAAAGATCTTCGATGGTCAGGGCAGCCTCTTGGTTTAAAACGTCTCTGGCGAGCTCAAGCGCCAAAGGCAGCCCTCCCAAAGCATCCATATGCTGGTATGCCTCGTGGTCAAAATCTTTTTCTCCTGAATTGAGCAGTTCAAGCGCTTCCGCCTCTGTCATAAAATCCAGCGAAATTCGCGAGTATGCGAGATCGCGCCGCCGGGTGGTGGCTAGCACGTGGATCGCGCCAACGGGAGGCAGCCAGGTTTGAAGTATTTCACCTGCAGGGAAATTATCAAGCACGATCAGCACAGGCCCCAAACCACTCATTTTGCGCCACATCTGTGCCAATTGGCGGTCTTCCCGGAGGGTGCCATCGACCTCGATTTTGGCGCTTTGCGTCACCTGGAGAATGAGCTCAGACAACCCCTGCTCGGCGTCTATCCAAAAAACGCCGCCCGGATAATCGGCACCAAAGCGGTGTGTGTATTCAATGGCCAGCTGGGTTTTACCGATTCCGCCAGCGCCCATGACAATCCCCACCCCCTCGACCAAAGCGGTCTTGTGGTGCTGCAAAATATCATGCACATTCCAAAGAGCGCTTATCCTGCCCGCAAAGTTATTGCCAAGGGATCGGTAAGGCATCCTGTGCCGTTTTGGAAGTTTGCGCACGGGAGGAAGGCTGTCGAGATCAACGGTCTGGTCTTTTTTTGTAACGGTGCCGCCAAGGGCGCGGCAAATTCCGGGATAGGCCTCTTTAAATTTTTCGTCTGTCGAGATATCTATGTGCTGGCAATTTCTAAGAAAGCGGGTTAAATCTTCTTCGCATGGCTCCAGAAGCAGCAGCTGCAGCTTCTGGCTGAAGTGCGCCGCATTGCCCACCATTTCCATCGTGAACTCGATTCTGGGCCATTCGGTGTAACAGAAATCGGGTGACAAAACCAGAACCACCACCTCGCATTCCGCAAGACCCGTTTCAAGATCGACTATCCGCTCGGTACCCCAGGCAATAGATTCTTTATCAAAAAAACAATCCACACCCTCCCCGGCAAGCTTGCGGTAGAGCTTTTTGACGAAATCTTCATTTATCCGACTGTAGCTGATAAAAGCTTTACGCATATCTTCATCTCCGACAATATTTATTTATCAAACGAATTTGGAGAGAAAATAGCTGACAAGACCATTAAATGCTTGACTGTCAACGACAATGTTTTGACTTAAAGCGCCAAAATTGATAGATCGGCAAGACCAGACCGCTTTTACACACAGAGGATTTGCCCACAGGAGGGATGGCCACATGATTTACCCCGCAAATAAGGCCAGTATAATGCACGTTTTGTGGAATATACTGGAAGCCTATAAAATCGATCCTAAACCGCTGTTTCAGGAAG encodes:
- a CDS encoding tetratricopeptide repeat protein, encoding MRKAFISYSRINEDFVKKLYRKLAGEGVDCFFDKESIAWGTERIVDLETGLAECEVVVLVLSPDFCYTEWPRIEFTMEMVGNAAHFSQKLQLLLLEPCEEDLTRFLRNCQHIDISTDEKFKEAYPGICRALGGTVTKKDQTVDLDSLPPVRKLPKRHRMPYRSLGNNFAGRISALWNVHDILQHHKTALVEGVGIVMGAGGIGKTQLAIEYTHRFGADYPGGVFWIDAEQGLSELILQVTQSAKIEVDGTLREDRQLAQMWRKMSGLGPVLIVLDNFPAGEILQTWLPPVGAIHVLATTRRRDLAYSRISLDFMTEAEALELLNSGEKDFDHEAYQHMDALGGLPLALELARDVLNQEAALTIEDLLQKIKKAEETTTVRNFADKYADQLPMGCSKQIAAMFKVSWDFAPSTAKEVLQSLSFLASVPAPRRLLGKILAIPADSADQDPLDEAIDVLENKLSLVKLDKDNDPWAHRIISAFVRETTDAPANLCVSVCKAVAEEMERVNEECDILSYERLEKILPHAELLTCSEAKQAEQAIDLTNCLCVEFWKRGRFRVAEKHGRKAVNISKKYLKPGHPKTATSQSNLAAVLRDLGELKNARDLLRTALEADKQCFEHGHPILAIRQSVLALVLQDLGELEEARDLLRKALEADEKFFEPGHSNIITRQSNLAAVLHDLGELEEARDLLRMALEAAEKNLAPGHPKIAISQSNLAAVLHDLGELEEALDLLRKALEADEKNYASGHPKIALSQSNLSEVLKVLGEIEEAKDLAGQAYRNFLDKFGPGHPYTKTAKRNWESF